One region of Skermanella mucosa genomic DNA includes:
- the dut gene encoding dUTP diphosphatase: MIPDAEPDAPAALAVAVTRLPNSAGLDLPTYATEHSAGMDLAAAVAGPVVLEPGARALIPTGFALALPAGYEAQVRPRSGLALCHGITVLNSPGTIDADYRGEVGVILINHGERPFTVERGMRVAQLVVAPYARVAWSLAETLEESARGAGGFGSTGTDRAGADEKGQD, encoded by the coding sequence ATGATCCCTGATGCCGAACCCGATGCACCGGCCGCCTTGGCGGTGGCCGTGACGCGCCTTCCCAACAGTGCCGGCCTGGACCTGCCTACCTATGCGACGGAGCATTCCGCCGGCATGGACCTGGCGGCGGCCGTCGCCGGTCCCGTGGTCCTGGAGCCGGGCGCCCGGGCGCTGATCCCGACCGGTTTCGCGCTGGCACTGCCGGCCGGCTACGAGGCGCAGGTCCGCCCGCGGTCGGGCCTGGCGCTGTGCCACGGGATCACCGTGCTGAACAGCCCCGGCACCATCGACGCGGATTACCGCGGCGAGGTTGGCGTCATCCTGATCAATCACGGGGAACGGCCCTTCACCGTGGAGCGCGGCATGCGCGTTGCCCAGCTGGTGGTCGCCCCCTACGCCCGGGTCGCCTGGAGCCTTGCCGAGACCCTGGAGGAAAGCGCCCGCGGCGCCGGCGGTTTCGGGTCTACCGGGACGGACAGGGCCGGCGCGGACGAAAAAGGACAAGACTGA
- a CDS encoding RrF2 family transcriptional regulator, with product MLRISKKLMFAIEAVLDIAYNAGSEPVQSGEITRRQGIPKRYLEQVLQQLVRAGVLAGVRGPRGGYRLARERRRISIGEIVRVVRAMETATDPVEEPTGSILGLKVVRPIWLQLQDDCMTQLDDITIEDLCLRANQAGIESETHAKIDFSI from the coding sequence ATGCTGCGCATCTCGAAGAAGCTGATGTTCGCGATCGAGGCGGTCCTCGACATCGCCTACAATGCCGGCAGCGAGCCGGTGCAGAGCGGCGAGATCACGCGCCGCCAGGGAATCCCGAAGCGCTACCTGGAACAGGTGCTCCAGCAACTCGTCCGCGCCGGGGTACTGGCGGGTGTGCGGGGTCCGCGCGGCGGCTATCGGCTGGCCCGGGAGCGGCGGCGTATCAGCATCGGCGAGATCGTCCGGGTGGTCCGCGCCATGGAAACCGCGACCGATCCCGTGGAGGAGCCGACCGGGTCGATCCTCGGCCTGAAAGTCGTGCGGCCGATCTGGCTGCAGCTCCAGGACGACTGCATGACGCAGCTCGACGACATCACGATCGAGGACCTGTGCCTGCGCGCCAACCAGGCCGGCATCGAGAGCGAAACCCACGCCAAGATCGATTTCAGCATTTAA
- the coaBC gene encoding bifunctional phosphopantothenoylcysteine decarboxylase/phosphopantothenate--cysteine ligase CoaBC, whose amino-acid sequence MADTPFPEHRILDGKRILLIISGGIAAYKCLDLIRRLKERGARVRCVLTEGGSKFVTPLSVAALSEEKVYMDLWSLTDEAEMGHIRLSREADLVVVAPASANILAKMAAGITDDLATTALLATDKPVMVAPAMNIMMWSHPATQANMATLESRGILRIGPGVGDMACGETGSGRMSEPMEILGAIAAFFGRAAAPREEAPGPLRGWRALVTSGPTYEPIDPVRYIANRSSGKQGHAIAAALARLGASVTLVSGPTREPDPDGVAMVHVESARDMLAACQDALPVDVAVCAAAVADWRVRAMSSQKLKKDGGHLPALELAENPDILATLSRPGRMRPGLVVGFAAETEKVVAHARAKLARKGCDWIVANDVSPSSGTFGGTSNTVHLLRGDTLEDWPPLSKEEVAQRLAAAIADHLVGTGAE is encoded by the coding sequence ATGGCCGATACACCTTTCCCCGAACACCGCATCCTCGACGGCAAGCGCATCCTGCTGATCATCTCGGGCGGGATCGCGGCGTACAAGTGCCTGGACCTGATCCGGCGGCTGAAGGAGCGCGGGGCGCGGGTGCGGTGCGTGCTGACCGAGGGCGGGTCGAAGTTCGTGACGCCGCTGTCGGTGGCGGCCCTGTCCGAGGAGAAGGTCTACATGGACCTGTGGTCGCTGACCGACGAGGCGGAGATGGGGCACATCCGGCTGTCGCGGGAGGCCGACCTGGTCGTGGTGGCTCCGGCCAGCGCCAACATCCTGGCCAAGATGGCGGCCGGCATCACCGACGACCTGGCGACCACCGCCCTGCTGGCGACCGACAAGCCGGTGATGGTGGCCCCGGCCATGAACATCATGATGTGGTCGCACCCGGCGACCCAGGCCAACATGGCGACCCTGGAATCGCGCGGCATCCTGCGGATCGGGCCGGGCGTCGGCGACATGGCCTGCGGCGAGACCGGCAGCGGCCGGATGAGCGAGCCGATGGAGATCCTGGGCGCCATCGCCGCCTTCTTCGGGCGCGCCGCGGCGCCCAGGGAGGAGGCTCCGGGGCCGCTGAGGGGCTGGCGGGCGCTGGTGACCAGCGGGCCGACCTACGAGCCGATCGACCCCGTCCGCTACATCGCCAACCGATCGTCCGGCAAGCAGGGGCACGCCATCGCGGCGGCCCTGGCGCGGCTGGGCGCCTCGGTCACGCTGGTCAGCGGGCCGACGCGGGAGCCGGACCCCGACGGCGTCGCCATGGTCCATGTGGAGAGCGCCCGCGACATGCTGGCCGCCTGCCAGGACGCGCTGCCGGTGGACGTCGCGGTCTGCGCCGCGGCGGTCGCGGACTGGCGGGTCCGCGCCATGTCGAGCCAGAAGCTGAAGAAGGACGGCGGCCACCTGCCGGCGCTGGAACTGGCCGAGAACCCGGACATCCTGGCCACCCTGTCCCGCCCGGGCCGGATGCGGCCGGGTCTGGTCGTCGGGTTCGCCGCGGAGACCGAGAAGGTGGTCGCGCACGCGCGGGCCAAGCTGGCGCGCAAGGGCTGCGACTGGATCGTCGCCAACGACGTCTCCCCATCCAGCGGGACCTTCGGCGGGACCAGCAACACGGTCCACCTGCTGCGCGGGGATACCCTGGAGGACTGGCCGCCGCTGTCCAAGGAGGAGGTTGCCCAGCGCCTCGCCGCCGCCATCGCGGACCATCTGGTGGGCACCGGGGCGGAGTAG
- a CDS encoding type II toxin-antitoxin system CcdA family antitoxin, with product MGALSRTYDVTARKRATNLSLNEDLLARARDYGINISAEAEAGVARAVALEAARRRQQDIDSDMAVLNEHRATHGSLLDEDDPRF from the coding sequence ATGGGCGCACTCTCGCGGACTTACGATGTAACCGCTCGGAAGCGGGCAACCAACCTCAGCTTGAACGAGGATCTTCTTGCCAGGGCCCGTGATTACGGCATCAACATCTCGGCCGAGGCGGAGGCCGGGGTTGCGCGCGCCGTTGCGCTGGAAGCGGCGCGTCGGCGACAGCAGGATATCGATTCCGACATGGCCGTCCTGAATGAGCATCGCGCCACGCACGGCTCGCTCCTCGATGAAGACGATCCGAGGTTTTAA
- a CDS encoding type II toxin-antitoxin system VapC family toxin, translating into MTQLLLDTHVLVWLFEGIPRMGKKALELTAESFSANGLKVSAISFWEVAMLVRRRKLSGAVDAAAWRRMALSIGLVEIPVTGDIGVNAADLADFHPDPADRIVVATALHEKAILLTADRKILAWPGPVVTHDAES; encoded by the coding sequence TTGACGCAACTCCTGCTGGATACCCATGTCCTGGTCTGGCTGTTCGAAGGCATTCCAAGGATGGGAAAGAAAGCACTCGAACTGACGGCGGAAAGCTTTTCGGCGAACGGCCTCAAAGTGTCGGCAATCTCTTTTTGGGAAGTCGCCATGCTGGTACGGCGGCGAAAGCTATCCGGCGCGGTCGATGCCGCGGCTTGGCGAAGAATGGCACTGTCGATCGGGCTTGTCGAAATCCCTGTCACGGGGGATATCGGCGTGAACGCAGCGGACCTTGCCGATTTTCATCCCGATCCCGCCGACCGCATAGTCGTGGCGACCGCTCTCCACGAAAAGGCGATTCTGCTGACCGCGGACAGGAAGATACTCGCTTGGCCCGGGCCAGTCGTCACTCACGATGCCGAATCGTGA
- the mutM gene encoding bifunctional DNA-formamidopyrimidine glycosylase/DNA-(apurinic or apyrimidinic site) lyase: MPELPEVETVCRGLALKMEGRVLATVEQRRPNLRIPFPERMVERLTGRRVVTIRRRAKYILIHLDDGQVLIVHLGMSGRMTIGRDLGPPLPHDHVLLTTDDGSEVRFNDARRFGLMALTGEDELDRHPLLASLGPEPLGNGFDAETLSDALRSKITPIKAALLDQTVVAGLGNIYVCEALFRSGISPRRIAATVAGRRAERLVPAIREVLAEAIEAGGSTLRDYVQSSGELGYFQHRFAVYDREGRACPGCTCDVERTGGVQRIVQANRSTFYCPRRQR; this comes from the coding sequence ATGCCAGAACTGCCCGAAGTCGAAACGGTCTGCCGCGGGCTCGCGCTCAAGATGGAGGGGCGCGTGCTCGCGACGGTGGAGCAGCGCCGCCCCAACCTCCGCATCCCGTTCCCCGAGCGCATGGTCGAGCGGCTGACCGGCCGGCGGGTCGTCACGATCCGGCGGCGCGCCAAGTACATCCTGATCCACCTGGACGACGGCCAGGTGCTGATCGTCCATCTCGGCATGTCCGGCCGCATGACCATCGGCCGCGACCTGGGGCCGCCGCTGCCCCACGACCACGTCCTGCTGACCACCGACGACGGCTCCGAGGTGCGCTTCAACGACGCGCGCCGATTCGGCCTGATGGCCCTGACGGGGGAGGACGAACTGGACCGCCACCCCCTGCTGGCCTCCCTGGGGCCGGAGCCGCTGGGCAACGGCTTCGACGCTGAGACGCTGTCCGACGCGCTGCGATCGAAGATCACGCCGATCAAGGCGGCGCTGCTCGACCAGACCGTGGTCGCCGGCCTGGGCAACATCTATGTGTGCGAGGCGCTGTTCCGGTCCGGCATCAGCCCCAGGCGGATCGCCGCCACGGTGGCCGGCCGCCGGGCCGAGCGGCTGGTGCCCGCCATCCGCGAGGTCCTGGCCGAGGCGATCGAGGCGGGCGGCTCGACGCTCCGCGACTATGTCCAGTCCTCCGGCGAGCTGGGCTATTTCCAGCACCGGTTCGCGGTCTACGACCGCGAGGGGCGGGCCTGCCCCGGCTGCACCTGCGACGTCGAACGCACCGGCGGGGTGCAGCGGATCGTGCAGGCCAACCGATCGACTTTCTATTGTCCGCGACGCCAGCGCTGA
- a CDS encoding HesA/MoeB/ThiF family protein yields MDFTDAQVERYARHIILPEVGGIGQEVLLKSRVLVVGAGGLGSPLLLYLAAAGVGAIGVIDPDVVDLSNLQRQIIHDTGSIGTPKVESARARLEAINPDVRLDVHRERLTAANAMGLIADYDVVADGTDNFAARYLLADACHLGGRTLVSAAMLRFDGQISTFKSYLGGPNPCYRCIFREPPPRGLVPSCAEGGVLGALAGAVGSIQAIEVLKELLGIGDSLSGQLLMYDALHTSFHKVRVQPDPECPLCGRHPTITDLSAHPSGHDGALP; encoded by the coding sequence ATGGATTTCACCGACGCGCAGGTCGAACGCTATGCCCGCCACATCATCCTGCCGGAGGTCGGCGGCATCGGGCAGGAGGTGCTGCTGAAGTCGCGAGTGCTGGTGGTGGGGGCCGGCGGGCTGGGCTCGCCGCTGCTGCTCTATCTCGCGGCGGCGGGCGTCGGCGCCATCGGGGTGATCGACCCCGACGTGGTCGACCTGTCCAACCTGCAGCGCCAGATCATCCATGACACCGGCTCGATCGGCACGCCCAAGGTGGAGAGCGCCCGGGCGCGGCTGGAGGCCATCAACCCGGACGTGCGGCTCGATGTCCACCGGGAGCGGCTGACCGCGGCCAACGCCATGGGGCTGATCGCCGACTACGACGTGGTGGCGGACGGCACCGACAATTTCGCCGCCCGCTACCTGCTGGCGGACGCCTGCCATCTGGGCGGCCGGACGCTGGTTTCGGCGGCCATGCTCCGGTTCGATGGGCAGATCTCCACCTTCAAGTCCTATCTGGGCGGTCCCAATCCCTGCTATCGCTGCATCTTCCGCGAACCGCCGCCGCGCGGGCTGGTGCCGAGCTGCGCCGAAGGCGGCGTGCTGGGGGCGCTGGCCGGCGCCGTCGGCTCGATCCAGGCGATCGAGGTCCTGAAGGAGCTGCTCGGCATCGGGGACAGCCTGTCCGGACAGTTGCTGATGTACGACGCGCTCCACACCAGCTTCCACAAGGTCCGGGTCCAGCCCGATCCGGAATGCCCGCTGTGCGGACGGCATCCGACCATCACGGACCTGTCCGCGCATCCGTCCGGGCATGACGGAGCCCTGCCATGA
- a CDS encoding CcdB family protein, producing MRRFDVCRNRGKGRSGYPYLVIVQSKAFNKGDTRVVIPLVTFTAGKTLKDRKLHPLVTIEDKEVYLSPLDISSIPVERIGPIVTSLDDQADAIRDAIDDMMRVERGRQP from the coding sequence ATGCGCCGGTTCGACGTTTGCCGGAATCGGGGCAAGGGCCGATCCGGGTATCCTTATCTCGTGATCGTGCAATCGAAGGCCTTCAACAAGGGAGATACCCGCGTCGTCATCCCGCTTGTCACGTTTACAGCCGGCAAGACACTTAAGGACAGAAAACTTCACCCCTTAGTCACGATCGAGGATAAGGAGGTCTACCTGTCGCCTCTCGATATCTCGTCCATTCCCGTGGAGCGTATCGGCCCGATCGTTACATCGCTTGACGATCAGGCGGACGCAATTCGGGATGCCATCGACGATATGATGCGGGTGGAGCGCGGCCGTCAGCCTTGA
- the cysK gene encoding cysteine synthase A, whose translation MAAPEHGPEFRGRIYDSILDTIGATPLVRVRRLASEYGVKADIVGKLEFFNPLSSVKDRIGLAMIEAAEAEGKIEPGKTTLVEPTSGNTGIALAFVAAAKGYRLILTMPESMSVERRKMLKLLGAELELTPASEGMKGAIRKAEELVESTPDAFITQQFKNSANPAIHRTTTAEEIWRDTAGKADILISGVGTGGTLTGVGEVIKQRKPDFKIIAVEPEDSPVLSGGLPGPHKIQGIGAGFVPDILKKDLIDEVLRISNQRAFETARKAARVEGLAVGISSGAALAAAIEVGQRPENEGKLIVVIIPSFAERYLSTALFEGLE comes from the coding sequence ATGGCGGCTCCAGAACACGGACCTGAATTCCGGGGCAGGATCTACGACAGCATCCTGGATACGATCGGGGCGACGCCGCTGGTCCGCGTCCGGCGGCTGGCTTCGGAGTACGGGGTCAAGGCCGACATCGTCGGCAAGCTCGAGTTCTTCAACCCGCTGTCCAGCGTCAAGGACCGCATCGGGCTGGCGATGATCGAGGCGGCCGAGGCCGAGGGCAAGATCGAGCCGGGCAAGACCACCCTGGTCGAGCCGACCTCAGGCAATACCGGCATCGCGCTGGCCTTCGTCGCCGCGGCCAAGGGCTACCGGCTGATCCTGACCATGCCGGAGAGCATGTCGGTCGAGCGCCGCAAGATGCTGAAGCTGCTGGGCGCCGAGCTGGAGCTGACGCCCGCGTCGGAAGGCATGAAGGGCGCCATCCGCAAGGCGGAGGAGCTGGTGGAATCCACTCCAGACGCCTTCATCACCCAGCAGTTCAAGAACTCGGCCAACCCGGCGATCCACCGCACCACCACGGCCGAGGAGATCTGGCGCGACACCGCCGGCAAGGCCGACATCCTGATCAGCGGCGTCGGCACCGGCGGCACGCTGACCGGCGTCGGCGAAGTGATCAAGCAGCGCAAGCCCGACTTCAAGATCATCGCGGTCGAGCCGGAGGACAGCCCGGTCCTGTCGGGCGGCCTGCCCGGCCCGCACAAGATCCAGGGCATCGGCGCCGGCTTCGTGCCCGACATCCTGAAGAAGGACCTGATCGACGAGGTGCTGCGCATCTCCAACCAGCGCGCCTTCGAGACCGCCCGCAAGGCGGCCCGTGTCGAGGGCCTGGCGGTCGGCATCTCGTCGGGCGCCGCGCTGGCGGCGGCGATCGAGGTCGGCCAGCGGCCGGAGAACGAGGGCAAGCTGATCGTCGTGATCATCCCGTCCTTCGCCGAGCGCTACCTGTCGACCGCCCTGTTCGAGGGGCTGGAGTAA
- the ubiE gene encoding bifunctional demethylmenaquinone methyltransferase/2-methoxy-6-polyprenyl-1,4-benzoquinol methylase UbiE: MAEDPSQDPASAPGAPPRGPSVHPSDRPSPEGEAPEARWFGFREVDPRTKAPMVRQVFDSVAGNYDLMNDLMSGGIHRLWKSDLIELIRPQPGMTLLDVAGGTGDISFRFLEAAGGPAQAFVCDINEKMILVGRDRAVDRGVLSGVEWIVGDAETLPLKSRSVDVYTIAFGLRNVTRIDAALAEARRVLRPGGRFFCLEFSRVVLPVLREIYDRYSFTVLPRLGQMVAGDREAYQYLVESIRQFPDQQSLVGRIESAGFGQVRYRNLTGGVAAIHSGWRL; encoded by the coding sequence ATGGCCGAAGATCCCTCCCAAGACCCCGCTTCCGCTCCCGGCGCCCCGCCGCGCGGTCCGTCCGTCCACCCGTCCGACCGCCCCTCCCCCGAGGGAGAGGCGCCGGAGGCGCGCTGGTTCGGTTTCCGCGAGGTCGATCCCCGCACCAAGGCGCCGATGGTGCGCCAGGTGTTCGACAGCGTCGCCGGCAACTACGACCTGATGAACGACCTGATGTCGGGCGGCATCCACCGTCTGTGGAAATCGGACCTGATCGAGCTGATCCGGCCGCAGCCGGGGATGACCCTGCTGGACGTGGCCGGCGGCACCGGCGACATCTCGTTCCGCTTCCTGGAGGCGGCGGGCGGGCCGGCCCAGGCCTTCGTCTGCGACATCAATGAAAAGATGATCCTGGTCGGGCGCGACCGGGCGGTGGACCGGGGCGTGCTGTCCGGGGTGGAGTGGATCGTCGGGGACGCCGAGACGCTGCCGCTGAAGAGCCGGTCGGTGGACGTCTATACCATCGCCTTCGGCTTGCGCAACGTGACGCGGATCGACGCGGCGCTGGCCGAGGCGCGGCGCGTGCTGCGGCCGGGCGGACGCTTCTTCTGCCTGGAATTCAGCCGGGTCGTGCTGCCGGTGCTGCGCGAGATCTATGACCGGTATTCCTTCACCGTGCTGCCGCGCCTGGGCCAGATGGTGGCCGGCGACCGCGAGGCGTACCAGTATCTCGTGGAAAGCATCCGGCAGTTCCCGGACCAGCAAAGCCTGGTCGGCCGGATCGAGTCGGCCGGGTTCGGCCAGGTGCGCTACCGCAACCTGACCGGCGGCGTCGCCGCGATCCATTCGGGCTGGCGGCTCTGA
- the ubiB gene encoding 2-polyprenylphenol 6-hydroxylase — protein sequence MIRTIRNLARLVVIMRTLGRHDALFPHELRDVAPGIAGFARLFSAKGVPGRPGQRIAAALRDLGPSFIKLGQILSTRSDLVGEAIAADLAELQDKLPPFPTSEARRIIEAELGRPLEEIYESFDEKPVAAASIAQVHFAVVATRRDRDGEHDLDADDRRSREVAVKVLRPGIELAFRQDLDLFRWLSELALWIQPRFKRLRPGEVVQIFADTVKMEMDLRMEASAASELADNFRGDTAFNVPRVDWDRTSQRVLTLERIRGIKVDEVDKIRAAGFDPDDVLAQASSSFFNQVFRDGFFHADLHPGNLFVNEDGHIAPVDFGIMGRLDRATRYYLADMLLGFLNGDYRRVAEVHFQAGYVPAHQNIETFTQACRAIGEPLLNKPLHEISIGRLLAQLLAVTEQFEMETQPQLLLLQKSMLTAEGVGRALNPDINMWELARPLIEDWMRENRGPESRVVDELESVLNALRTLPRVMREAERATRMMNEHGLPLHPATIEILLDGFVRKRRRTIWTLWTVTMAVALAALAVLT from the coding sequence ATGATCCGCACGATCCGCAATCTTGCCCGCCTCGTCGTGATCATGCGCACGCTGGGCCGTCACGACGCCCTGTTCCCGCACGAACTGCGCGACGTGGCGCCGGGAATCGCGGGATTCGCCCGCCTGTTCTCCGCCAAGGGCGTTCCCGGGCGGCCGGGCCAGCGGATCGCCGCGGCGCTCCGCGACCTCGGACCCAGCTTCATCAAGCTCGGCCAGATCCTGTCCACCCGGTCGGACCTGGTCGGCGAGGCGATCGCCGCCGACCTGGCCGAGCTTCAGGACAAGCTGCCGCCCTTCCCCACGTCGGAGGCCCGCCGGATCATCGAGGCGGAGTTGGGACGCCCGCTGGAGGAGATCTACGAGAGCTTCGACGAGAAGCCGGTCGCCGCGGCCTCGATCGCCCAGGTCCATTTCGCGGTGGTCGCGACCCGCCGGGACCGCGACGGCGAGCACGACCTGGACGCCGACGACCGGCGCTCCCGGGAGGTCGCGGTCAAGGTGCTGCGGCCGGGGATCGAGCTGGCTTTCCGGCAGGACCTGGACCTGTTCCGCTGGCTGTCCGAGCTGGCCCTGTGGATCCAGCCCCGGTTCAAGCGGCTGCGGCCGGGCGAGGTCGTGCAGATCTTCGCCGACACGGTGAAGATGGAGATGGACCTTCGGATGGAGGCCTCGGCCGCGTCGGAGCTGGCCGACAATTTCCGCGGCGACACCGCCTTCAACGTGCCCCGGGTGGACTGGGACCGGACCAGCCAGCGCGTGCTGACCCTGGAACGCATCCGCGGCATCAAGGTGGACGAGGTCGACAAGATCCGGGCGGCGGGGTTCGACCCCGACGACGTGCTGGCCCAGGCGTCGTCGTCCTTCTTCAACCAGGTGTTCCGCGACGGCTTCTTCCACGCCGACCTGCATCCGGGCAACCTGTTCGTCAACGAGGACGGCCATATCGCGCCGGTCGACTTCGGCATCATGGGCCGGCTGGACCGCGCCACGCGGTACTATCTGGCCGACATGCTGCTGGGCTTCCTGAACGGCGACTACCGCCGGGTCGCCGAGGTGCATTTCCAGGCCGGCTACGTCCCGGCGCACCAGAACATCGAAACCTTCACCCAGGCCTGCCGCGCCATCGGCGAGCCGCTGCTGAACAAGCCGCTGCACGAGATCTCGATCGGGCGGCTGCTGGCCCAGCTGCTGGCGGTCACCGAGCAGTTCGAGATGGAGACCCAGCCGCAGCTGCTGCTGCTCCAGAAGAGCATGCTGACCGCGGAGGGGGTGGGCCGGGCGCTCAACCCCGACATCAACATGTGGGAGCTCGCCCGTCCGCTGATCGAGGACTGGATGCGCGAGAACCGCGGTCCCGAGTCGCGCGTGGTCGACGAGCTGGAATCGGTGCTGAACGCGCTGCGCACCCTGCCCCGCGTGATGCGCGAGGCCGAGCGGGCGACCCGGATGATGAACGAGCACGGGCTGCCGCTTCACCCCGCGACGATCGAGATCCTGCTGGACGGCTTCGTCCGCAAGCGGCGGCGGACGATCTGGACCCTGTGGACCGTGACGATGGCCGTGGCGCTGGCGGCACTGGCGGTACTGACCTGA